A region of Solanum dulcamara chromosome 7, daSolDulc1.2, whole genome shotgun sequence DNA encodes the following proteins:
- the LOC129893991 gene encoding transcription factor bHLH168-like, which yields MLQITLAALQIANSTVITCSSEMENRNIINASEKLDRKTQEKNRRIKMKYLCSKLFSLIPLHHYSKAMLARQDQVDQAISYIEELKERVEVLKRRKDEMVAQGTTRCTIKTPMVEVKELDSTLEVILTSGLQKNFTLQEVIKTIEDEGAQVVTANYSTIDDAILYTISTQVKITRLGVDASRVNLRLQKLVC from the exons ATGCTTCAAATTACTTTAGCAGCTCTCCAAATAGCCAACAGCACAGTGATCACTTGTTCATCTGAAATGGAAAACAGGAACATTATTAATGCTTCAGAAAAGTTAGACAGGAAAACACAGGAAAAAAACAGAAGAATCAAAATGAAGTATCTTTGTTCCAAGCTCTTTTCTCTCATTCCTCTCCACCACTACTCCAAG GCGATGCTGGCACGACAAGATCAAGTTGATCAAGCCATTAGTTACATTGAGGaattaaaagaaagagtagAGGTATTAAAGAGAAGGAAGGATGAGATGGTAGCACAAGGCACAACTCGTTGTACTATAAAAACACCTATGGTTGAAGTTAAGGAGTTGGATTCAACTCTAGAGGTGATTTTAACTAGTGGTTTGCAAAAGAACTTCACATTGCAAGAGGTTATTAAAACCATAGAAGACGAAGGAGCTCAAGTTGTTACCGCTAATTATTCGACAATTGATGATGCGATTTTATATACGATCAGTACTCAG GTGAAAATTACGAGATTAGGGGTTGATGCATCAAGGGTCAATTTGAGATTACAAAAGCTGGTTTGCTAA